The proteins below come from a single Etheostoma spectabile isolate EspeVRDwgs_2016 chromosome 4, UIUC_Espe_1.0, whole genome shotgun sequence genomic window:
- the LOC116687286 gene encoding prostacyclin synthase isoform X1, whose amino-acid sequence MLWTIFLLFNVLLLLVHLYSTRTRQKNEPPLDKGVLPWLGHALEFGKDAAKFLARMKDKHGDIFTVRVAGHYVTVLLDPNSFDAVMNDTIYLDFTHNRNQLLKRIFSLQLPSITPTAERKWMEQHFQGLSLSKLNSSMNTHLQNLLLSDQKDCSPSEWRQDGLFSLCYSLLFRAGYLTLFERRDNASAVYIEFRKFDHLLTKLARSSLKRGESKTANLSRERLWELLSPNWLSGGPESNSWQQSYRHFLHEEGVDTEMQKRALLLQLWTTQCNAGPAAFWLLGFLLTHPEAMKAVKSEIRGLTLQDTSIQHPPINPLEAHSTPVLDSVLNETLRLTAAVMINREVVQDKILHMANGQEYHLRQGDKVCVFPFLSPQMDPQIYQEPQIFKYDRFLNDDMTMKDKFYKEGKRLKYYTMPWGAGRNICVGKEFAVTAIKQFVFLLLTHLDLEMCDPEAKLPPANPSRYGFGMLQPDGDLQVRYRLKKTHQ is encoded by the exons ATGTTATGGACAATATTCTTACTTTTTAATGTACTGCTTCTTCTAGTTCATCTATACTCCACTCGCACAAG acagaaaaatgaGCCACCTCTGGATAAAGGTGTGCTTCCATGGTTGGGACATGCACTTGAATTTGGAAAAGATGCCGCTAAGTTTTTGGCACGGATGAAAGACAAACATGGGGATATCTTTACA GTTCGTGTTGCTGGTCATTATGTGACGGTGCTGTTGGACCCAAACTCTTTCGATGCCGTAATGAATGATACAATCTACTTGGACTTCACCCACAACAGAAACCAGCTCCTAAAAAGGATCTTCAGTCTGCAGTTGCCAAGCATTACACCTACAGCAGAGAGGAAATGGATGGAACA GCATTTTCAAGGTCTCAGTCTCTCCAAGCTCAACAGCTCAATGAACACTCACCTTCAGAACCTGCTGCTGAGTGACCAGAAAGACTGCAGCCCCTCAGAATGGAGACAAGATGGACTATTTAGCCTTTGTTACAGTCTACTCTTCAG GGCCGGATATCTTACATTGTTTGAGAGGAGAGACAATGCTTCTGCAGTCTACATTGAGTTCCGCAAGTTTGACCATCTTCTCACCAAACTGGCTCGCAGCTCACTCAAGCGAG GGGAAAGCAAAACAGCCAACTTATCACGGGAGCGACTGTGGGAGCTTCTGTCTCCCAACTGGCTGAGTGGAGGGCCAGAATCAAACTCCTGGCAGCAGAGCTATCGTCACTTCCTGCATGAGGAGGGAGTAGATACAGAAATGCAGAAAAGAGCTTTACTCCTGCAGCTGTGGACCACACAG tgcaATGCTGGACCTGCTGCCTTTTGGCTTCTTGGCTTCCTGCTCACGCACCCTGAGGCCATGAAGGCTGTAAAATCAGAGATCAGAGGCCTTACACTCCAAGACACATCCATACAGCATCCCCCCATCAACCCACTGGAAGCACACAGCACACCTGTGCTTG ATAGTGTTCTGAACGAGACACTACGGCTCACAGCTGCAGTAATGATCAACAGAGAGGTGGTCCAGGACAAGATCCTGCACATGGCCAATGGACAGGAGTACCACCTGAGACAGGgggacaaagtgtgtgtgttccccTTCCTCAGTCCTCAAATGGACCCACAGATATACCAAGAACCACAG attttcaAGTATGATCGCTTCTTAAATGATGATATGACCATGAAGGATAAGTTCTACAAAGAAGGAAAAAGGCTGAAGTACTACACCATGCCCTGGGGTGCTGGGAGAAACATCTGTGTTGGGAAAGAGTTTGCAGTTACGGCCATTAAACA ATTTGTGTTCTTGCTCTTGACCCATCTTGATCTGGAGATGTGCGACCCAGAGGCTAAACTGCCACCAGCTAATCCCAGTCGCTACGGCTTTGGGATGCTCCAGCCGGACGGAGATCTGCAGGTCCGATACAGACTTAAGAAGACCCATCAATGA
- the LOC116687286 gene encoding prostacyclin synthase isoform X2, which yields MNDTIYLDFTHNRNQLLKRIFSLQLPSITPTAERKWMEQHFQGLSLSKLNSSMNTHLQNLLLSDQKDCSPSEWRQDGLFSLCYSLLFRAGYLTLFERRDNASAVYIEFRKFDHLLTKLARSSLKRGESKTANLSRERLWELLSPNWLSGGPESNSWQQSYRHFLHEEGVDTEMQKRALLLQLWTTQCNAGPAAFWLLGFLLTHPEAMKAVKSEIRGLTLQDTSIQHPPINPLEAHSTPVLDSVLNETLRLTAAVMINREVVQDKILHMANGQEYHLRQGDKVCVFPFLSPQMDPQIYQEPQIFKYDRFLNDDMTMKDKFYKEGKRLKYYTMPWGAGRNICVGKEFAVTAIKQFVFLLLTHLDLEMCDPEAKLPPANPSRYGFGMLQPDGDLQVRYRLKKTHQ from the exons ATGAATGATACAATCTACTTGGACTTCACCCACAACAGAAACCAGCTCCTAAAAAGGATCTTCAGTCTGCAGTTGCCAAGCATTACACCTACAGCAGAGAGGAAATGGATGGAACA GCATTTTCAAGGTCTCAGTCTCTCCAAGCTCAACAGCTCAATGAACACTCACCTTCAGAACCTGCTGCTGAGTGACCAGAAAGACTGCAGCCCCTCAGAATGGAGACAAGATGGACTATTTAGCCTTTGTTACAGTCTACTCTTCAG GGCCGGATATCTTACATTGTTTGAGAGGAGAGACAATGCTTCTGCAGTCTACATTGAGTTCCGCAAGTTTGACCATCTTCTCACCAAACTGGCTCGCAGCTCACTCAAGCGAG GGGAAAGCAAAACAGCCAACTTATCACGGGAGCGACTGTGGGAGCTTCTGTCTCCCAACTGGCTGAGTGGAGGGCCAGAATCAAACTCCTGGCAGCAGAGCTATCGTCACTTCCTGCATGAGGAGGGAGTAGATACAGAAATGCAGAAAAGAGCTTTACTCCTGCAGCTGTGGACCACACAG tgcaATGCTGGACCTGCTGCCTTTTGGCTTCTTGGCTTCCTGCTCACGCACCCTGAGGCCATGAAGGCTGTAAAATCAGAGATCAGAGGCCTTACACTCCAAGACACATCCATACAGCATCCCCCCATCAACCCACTGGAAGCACACAGCACACCTGTGCTTG ATAGTGTTCTGAACGAGACACTACGGCTCACAGCTGCAGTAATGATCAACAGAGAGGTGGTCCAGGACAAGATCCTGCACATGGCCAATGGACAGGAGTACCACCTGAGACAGGgggacaaagtgtgtgtgttccccTTCCTCAGTCCTCAAATGGACCCACAGATATACCAAGAACCACAG attttcaAGTATGATCGCTTCTTAAATGATGATATGACCATGAAGGATAAGTTCTACAAAGAAGGAAAAAGGCTGAAGTACTACACCATGCCCTGGGGTGCTGGGAGAAACATCTGTGTTGGGAAAGAGTTTGCAGTTACGGCCATTAAACA ATTTGTGTTCTTGCTCTTGACCCATCTTGATCTGGAGATGTGCGACCCAGAGGCTAAACTGCCACCAGCTAATCCCAGTCGCTACGGCTTTGGGATGCTCCAGCCGGACGGAGATCTGCAGGTCCGATACAGACTTAAGAAGACCCATCAATGA